The Chitiniphilus purpureus sequence TGCGCGTCGGGCTGGCTCAACCCGGTGGGGCCGTTACTTGGCGAGCGCCTTGGCCGCCACCGGCTTGACGGCATCCACCACGGGCTGCACGCGGGCGTAGCTTTCGACGTACGGGCGGCCGTAGTAGCTGTCGAGCAGCAGTTGCTTGAGCTCGTTGATCAGCGGGTAGCGCGGATTGGCGCCGGTGCACTGGTCATCGAACGCTTCCTCGGCCACGGCATCGAGCCTGGCGAGGAACGCCGCCTCGGGCACGCCGGCCGCCTGGATCGACGCCGGGATGCCCAGCGTGGCCTTCAGCTCTTCCACCCAGGCGATCAGCGCCTCGACCTTGCCATCGTCGTTGCCGCCCGGCAGGCCCAGATGTTCGGCAATGTCCGCATAGCGGCACTTGGCGATCGGCCGGTCGTACTGGCTGAACGCGGTCTGCTTGGTCGGAATGTCGACTGCGTTGTAGCGGATGACATTGCTGATCAACAACGCGTTGGCCAGACCATGCGCCAAATGGAACTCGGCGCCGATCTTGTGCGCCATGCTGTGGCAGACGCCCAGGAATGCATTGGCGAAGGCGATGCCGGCGATGGTGGCAGCGTTGTGCACCATCTCGCGCGCCTTGGGATCGTTGGCGCCATTCAGGTAGGCCGACGGCAGGTATTGCTGCAGCAGCTTGAGCGCCTGCAACGCCTGGGCATCGGAATACTCGTTCGCCATCACCGAGACATAGGCCTCCAGCGCGTGGGTGACCGCATCGATGCCGCCGAAGGCCGTCAGGCTCTTGGGCATGTTCATCACCATGTTCGGGTCGACGATGGCGATGCTCGGGGTCAACTCATAGTCGGCGATCGGATACTTGATGCCGGTGCGCTCGTCGGTGACCACGGCGAACGGCGTGACCTCGGAACCGGTACCGGAAGTGGTCGGAATCGCCACCATCTGCGCCTTCACACCCAGCTTGGGGAACTTGTAGATGCGCTTGCGGATATCCATGAAGCGCAGCGCCAGATCCTCGAAGTGGACATCCGGATGTTCGTACAGCACCCACATGATCTTGGCCGCATCCATCGGGCTGCCACCACCCAGGGCGATGATCACATCCGGCTTGAAGGTGTTGAGCATATGCACGCCTTTGCGCACCACCTCGAGCGTCGGGTCGGCCTCCACTTCATAAAATACTTCAACTTCCATTCCCATCTGCTTGAGGATACGGATGGTCTCGTCGCAATAACCGTTGTTGAACAGATAGCCGCCGGTGACCAGCGCCGCACGCTTCTTGCCGGCCAGCTCCTCCAGCGCGAAGGGCAGGCAGCCACGGCGGAAATAGATGCTCTTCGGCAGTTTGTGCCACAGCATGTTCTCAGCCCTCTTTGCCACGGTTTTCTTGTTGATCAGATGCTGCGGGCCGACGTTTTCCGAAATGGAGTTGCCGCCCCAGGAGCCGCAGCCCAAGGTGAGCGACGGCGCCAGCGCGAAGTTGTACAGATCGCCGATGCCGCCTTGGGAGGAGGGGGTGTTGATCAGGATGCGGGCGGTCTTCATCTTGTCGCCGAAATACTTGATGCGCTCGGGTTGCAAATCCTGGTCGGTGTACAACGCCGAGGTATGGCCGATGCCGCCGAGCGCGACCAGCGCCTCGGCCTTGGCGACCGCATCGTAGAAATCCTTGGCGCGATACATGCCGAGGGTAGGGGACAGCTTTTCATGGGCGAAGGCTTCCTCGTTGCCCACCGACACCACCTCGCCGATCAGCACCTTGGTATACGGCGGCACCACGATGCCGGCCATGTCCGCGATCCTGAGTGCGCTTTGCCCGACGATGGCGGCATTGAGCCCGCCATCGACCAGGATGACCTTGCGTACCGCTTCGGTCTCCTTCTTGTTGAGCAGGTGGCCGCCGTTGTGCGCAAAGCGCTCGCGGACCTTGTCATAGATGCTGTCCACCACGATCACGGCCTGCTCGGAAGCGCACACCACGCCGTTGTCGAAGGTCTTGGACATCAGGATCGAGGCAACCGCACGCTTGATATCGGCGGTCTCGTCGATCACCACCGGGGTATTGCCGGCGCCCACACCAATAGCGGGCTTGCCCGAGGAATACGCCGCGCGCACCATGCCCGGCCCGCCGGTGGCAAGGATCAGGTTGACATCAGGGTGGCGCATCAGATGGTTGGACAATTCAACCGACGGCGTATCGATCCAGCCAATGATGTCCTTGGGCGCGCCGGCAGCCACTGCCGCTTCGAGCACCAGGCGCGCCGCCTGGCAAGTGGATTGCTTGGCGCGCGGGTGCGGGCTGAAGATGATGGCGTTGCGGGTCTTGAGCGAGATCAGCGCCTTGAAGATCGCGGTCGAGGTGGGATTGGTGGTCGGCACGATGCCGCAGATGATCCCGATCGGTTCGGCGATGGTGAGTGTGCCGTAGTTGTCATCGACCGAGAGCACACCGCAGGTCTTCTCGTCCTTGTACTTGTTGTAGATATATTCGGACGCGAAGTGATTCTTGATGACCTTGTCTTCGACCACGCCCATGCCGGTTTCCTGAGCCGCCATCTTGGCAAGCGGAATCCTTGCATCCGCTGCGGCCAGCGCCGCGCTGCGGAAGATCTCGTCCACCTGTTCCTGGGTATAAGTCGCAAACAGCTGCTGGGCTTTCTTGACCCGCGCCACCAGTGCGTCCAGCTCCTGAATGTTGGTCACAGTCATGCGTGTTCTCCTTGTTTACCGCGTTCGGGCTGTTTGTGTATGCCCGTGGATGAGTGCCGTAGTGTCACGATAGCGGCCACCCAGGAAGGACTTTTTGATCCAGCGCAGATTTGCAGTCATCAACGTACGAATATTCAAATAATGTATATTATGTAAAGTTACTAAGATGGATTCGACAGGTGGCCCGGAACGCGATCGGTCGACGCCCTCCTTTCGTCCCGACGAACGGTTGACAAAAATCCGTGCTTGTTGCACATATCAAACACCCGCTTCGGCGGGTTTTTCATTTTTCACGAAGGACAACATGGAGAGGAAATTCCCAAGAGCCGATTTCGTCTGCGATCAAGCAGACTTGATGCACGCGCTGTACTCACTCAGCGCATCAGAGATCGCAGAGATATGCGGCATTGGCATCAGCACCGCTGAGGCATGGCGGCACGGTATCGAGCCGGTACCGTACATGGCCTATCAGCTATTGCTATTCCGAGCGCTAGGCCGTGTACCGTGCGGGCCGTGGGCAGGATGGCAGTTTGTAGAAGACCGACTATGCGCACCAGGCATGCGACCGAAAGACGCCCCGAGGCGGGATGAACTAATGTTTATCGGCCATTACCGCATCGACCGACGCCTGACCGAGAGCCAGGCCGAGCTACTGGATGGGACGCTGCGCCAGCGAGACTTCTATCGCCGGCAGTGCGGCCTAGAAGCCCGATTGGGCCTGATGCTAGCGAACATCTTTTCGTGATCGTCACGCTAGGCCGACGGGCAGCCTAGCTCGTGCAAACGATCCACGACCCATTTGTGACGGTCACGCAAATATTGCGTTGAATCGATCCGTTGCTGAGCCCGAATCGCTTCTTTTTCAGCCAGCAACTCAGCGCAGTATCGATAAGGGACCGCCTTAGACTGATCTTCACCAAAGGAAGACACTGCCGCCCGTGCCTCAGGCATTGGGCGGCGACGAGCTGCAGCACGCTCGGCTTGAACGTAGTGCTGCAGGCTGACGGTTCCACCGGCAGCATCCTTAGCTGTGATCTGTTTAAGAGGCTTGGAGCCAGCTGGACAAGGACCATTCTGATAGGAAATGGCGCCGGAACTGGTACGACACTTGGTCACGCCCTCATCTGCACCGGCAAAAGCTGCCATCGATAGCAGTAGCAACAAAAGTAGACGCATGACACCCCCCGGCATTCCAACGTCAGAAGTTGATAAGACTAGCCGATATGCATCCAGGAACGCCATAGGCCAGCAGGAGGGGGTCGGATGAGCACGGCGGACGCATAAGGCTGTGACTGCAGCTGCGCGCGCCCTACCCTAGCCAGCAGCTTTCGGGCGCTACGCGGCCGAATCGGGCATAAGCCCGATCGCTTCATTTAGCCCTGCGGGCGAGCAAGCGCTTTTAGCGCTCTGAAAAACGACGAGTCTTGGCCTCTCGAACCATCGCCGCCATAGGTATACGGTGCTCGCTTTCGTTTTTTGTGACGGCCTCTTTATCAACAGAAGCTACCGACGTTTTTGTGACCGTCGCTTTTTTTGCCTTGGATGCAGGAGTACCAGATTTCGTGACAGCCTCCTTTTTCATGGCAGGCTTTGCGTTTTTAGTGACTGTCACAGCATCAACGGGCGAGGCACCGTAACCACGGCGCCGGCCAAGCTCAATCCACGCCTCTTTGGCGCGCAATCCCATGATTTTCTGACCGAAAATCAGCCATTCCAGCTGAGATTCGGTCAAGGACTGGATATCAGACAATTCCGTGACTGTCGCCTTATGGGTTAAATCGCGGCGAGATTTGGCTTTACGTTCAGCCGCTGTCATCGGCCGAGTGCCGAGCGCAGGACGACCCCGCTTTTTTGGGGTGTCGCCAACATCAAGGCTTAATGTCTTTGTATCGTGACCGTCGCGCATTTTATTACCCCGTTGATTGATGATTCAATTTTAGTGACAGTCACGTTATTTGACAATTGCCATTTATCGGTAATTACCGATAACAATCATCTGTATTGGCAACCCGCATTCCACATTCAGCCCAAACAATGAATTCAATACGGCGCTGTTCATCCGTTTTGTCCCAATGGGCACAACCCTGAATTAAGACGAAGCAACCAATCAATACGTATTTCATGAAGGCAGCCTCTCACGCACAGGACGAGCAGCCGCCTCTTGATCGGCCGATTCATCAAACCACCCTTCCGCTACGATGGTCTTGCAGGTGGCCTGATCCATCGAAGGAATCAACGTGGCTTGCTGGGTATAACACTTGCACACATTGCCCATTACCGCGCACGCAACGGGCTTGGGTGCCATCTTTGGCGAGTTAATGCCGTCATACACTGCTGCGGTATGTGGCAGACCAGGAAGACGCGGAATACGCGCTTCAAAGTAATCCAGCTCTTCGCGCTGAGTAGATATGGGAGACGACGGCGCAGGCGTCACAGCAGATGCTGTCGCTGATGCTTCAGCACTGCTTTGTGCAATGGCAGGATTGGTCGCTTCGGTATACGCGCGATAGCCGGCAAAGGCACCCAGGGCAATGGCAGCAATCACCACGTTGATTGCGTACTTGATGGCCTTGGGCATGGCCGGCTTGAGGTTATGAACCTCAGAGCTTTTGTAAAGCGAATAGACCTTGGTTGGATAGGACCACATTGACTTAGCGGCACTGTTGCGGTCCTTCTTCGTCTCAGGGGTGGCACAACGCGGCCACTCAAGCACCTGCGCTACTTGCCGGCCGAACAACCGCTCAACATGAACATGCCGGTTGATCAGCTTGCGCACGTCGCTATCGATCAAGCCAGGATGCTGGGTAATCAGCATGGCTCTTAAACCACGGTGACGCATATCCTCAAACGCCGCCACCTTGGGCGGTCTGGCGGAGCCGTTTGGCCGCGTCGGAAAAATCTTCTGCGCCTCGTCAATGACCACAAGCGCGCCATTCTCAACCTCATGCCAACGGTGAGGATCGAGGAGACTGGCGGTGCGGTTAATCGTCAATTCCTTGATACCGTGCACGTAAATCGGCGGATCATCACCACTCAGTTTTGAGGCCAGCTTTGCGAGTTCAGATACCACCCACAACGTTTTGCCATTACCCTGCAGCCCGGTAATCAGCGTTGCAACAGCAGCAGTCATTTGGACACCATGCGGATAAAACGTTCAGCCATGATCAAAGTCGCAATCGAAATGAAAACAGCCGAGTGCACCTTAATAAATCCCTCAATACCCAAGAACTTCAAAATCGACCAAACCTGTTGATCTACTGCACCGAACCTGGACAAGACCCACTGCAATCCGTCCTGGAAAAGCAAATCGATTCCAGTGTAAGAAATGGCAGTCAATCCAAGCGCCAACAAAATGCGCCCAATCAACGTCGGCAACGCAGCACCAAGCGCCGTCCAAATCGCGGCACCAATCACAGCCGGCAATGGCATTAGAACCTCCTACCGACCCACATCCAGATAATCCAGAGGCAGGAAAGCGTTGTAATAGCATTCACGATCATGCGAATTTCACGGCCATGGTCGCAAATAAGAGAAAGCGGAACATTGACCGAACTTATTGAATTTCCCAAAAAAGAACCAAAAGACAATGTCTTGTCTGAAATTGAGCACTGACCGGCAAAATCTTCAGGATTTTTCAAATCAAAACTTTCTCTTATATCGTTTTCTTGCATGGCACCTTCCCATGCAATTCCTTTTTCGGTTGGCTTCTTAATTAAATCGGACCAGCCGTCAGGCTCTTTGCTATCCTCACAATTCCGGCGATGCATTTCTCTAGCAATTGCGCACTGCACTGCATCACCTTTGCAAAGAAATCCCGAATCACAACTACCGCTAAATGCACCTTTGCATTTCTCATCGTTTGGACTTTTCTTGCAGAAATCATCCGTAGTCGGCTTGCAAATCGGATCATTCGGATTTTTGGCGCACGTTTGCGCTCGCTTGCATTGCTCCGAATTTGGATTGGTTTTGCACGCATCGTCGTTTTTCTGATCGCACACAGGATCATTTGGCTTCATAAAACAATATTCATCAGTACCACGGACACATGTTTTATGCTCAGGATTCTTGGAGCAAAAATTATCGCTACCAGGAACGCAGCTGGCATGATTGGGATTGGCACTACAAAACGGATCAGAACCCGGCTGACAGCTATAAGCGGTTGGATTTGCTTTGCAAAATTCATCACCACCCGGCTTGCATTTGCTATCAGCGGGATTTTGTTTGCAATAATCAGTCTCACCCGCTGGCGGACCATCCCCTTTTATACAAACGTTTTGCCCATTTACAGCTGCAGGAGCGAAACGCTCACCGGGTTTGCAGTCACCAGGACTGGCAGGCTGGACATTGACATCGGAAGGCGGCGTTGTAGGCGTGGCGGCACCATCCGCAGGGCATTGCTGGCCGGTATATTGGCCAACACCCTGTTTGATCATTACACCGTCAAAGACCCCATTCTTTGTGCCAATTGCATATTGAGCTTCGTTAATATGAATTGAGCAACCACCATTGCACAATGCAACCTCACCAAGGCGAGCACCCTGCAAATAGTGATTTGCCATATCAACAGTCTGGCCCATTTTTTTATTGCAATCGACTTGATCGCACGGCCCACGATTAGTAGCAGGCAAACCCAAAACATGATTAGAAGATAGACCATCATCACGGCAAACATACGCGTTTGGCCTTTGCACATGAAGGCGCGAATATTTGGCGTAAAGCTGATTGCCTTCAATATAAAATCCAGTATAAGAATTCTGAAAATCACACGCAGAATCATGGTTGGGAATATTTCCGGATTGCAAACCCCACTGATATTGCCTTCTAGCAGCTGCATCCTCACCACAAACCAATGCGCCGTCCGAAACAATCCACATATCAGCAATGGCAAATGACGAGAAAAGCAACATGAAAACAAATCTAATTATTTTCATCATAAGTAAAAACCCCCGGTTATTAGCCGGGGGTCTTTTCATGCTGTGCACACCAGCCACATCGCCGGCAGCCCCATCAGCAAAATCAACATCCCGGCTGTCATGACTTATTAGCCACGACCAACAAAGGACATGATCTTGTAGAAGCCCCACGCGGCCAGGGCCGGCGAAAGCTTGATGGCGAAGTAGGTGCCCATACCAGCAACGACCCAGGTAGCAATAGCGGTGGCATCAGCCGCATCGAGCGCAGGCAAAGCCACTGCAGCTTGCGCCGGAACAGCAACGAAGGCGGAAAGGGCAAGGCCAATAGCGGCCAGGGGAGTATGTTTGTTATTCATCATCAGATTTCCTTCTAGAACGTACAAAACGAATAATGTCGCGCATACCTGCGGCGACAAGCCAGACAAGGGCACAAAGGCCCACGATTTGCGACGCCAATTCAGGTGTTAACGCCGCAAATGGGTTTGCCGAAATGAGACTGTATTCACTCGGCGCAATCAAAACAGAGCCTGTGCATTGATCAAGCGGCACATCGACAAGCGACATTCCAACAACAGCCGTACCATCAGACCCGGAAACAACGGTAGGCCCCGCCTTTAGTGACTTGAGCAACACACAGGTAGGCATTAGTGCCTCACTAAACGGCCAAACGACCAGATAATGAAATTGGCGCCGAGGTTATATTTCGCCGTATCAAGTGCCTCCTCATACGAATCAAAAGGGCCAGCTTGATCGACGTACTTGGTATAACCCACGTCGCCCTCGCGAGGACAAAGGAACAAGCCGGAATCTTTGTCCTGTACCAAAAAGGCCGTATCGAATTCCGGCATGATATGCCCCTTAGACCTTATTTTTAATTTCGCCGGATTCGGTATTAACCGTTTGAGCCGGCCTGATCGGGTGCCAAGCCCGCAAAACGGTTTTGCTATCACCCTTGCCCGTAGCGACCAACTCCAATTCGAGTTCGGCTTGATGCGGATAGGAGTGGTTTTTCATGGCTTCATACAGCGAAACGTCCGGGAAGCGATGTTCGGTCGCGGAAAAACCCTTTTGCGTTCCCTTCGTTTCATCCAATGCGTTTTGCACAAAAATCGTGGTGGAATTGAGCGAATCCCCGTTAATTTCGCCCTTAAAGCCCTTAACACCCATCACCGTTACGGTTGTTTTGAATTTCATTTTCATACCCTCAATGGAGCGGCGCAGTTAAGCCACCAATCCGCATTGCGCCTGAATGTGCGGGGGCTTTTTTCCATGCAAAATCTAACTCTCCGGCGTAGAGCTTTTTCAGCTCGACATCGGTCAGCCAGCGTTTTTGATCGTCATGCATTGGTTGCGGGCTGAATTGATAGTCCGGAACCTTGAAACGAGGCGGGATTTTGTCCTGACGGGATACCAGATCAAGCGCGGTTTGCGCGTCACCACCGCAAAGCTCTTGAATCATCCAGAGGTAGTGACCGAACTGCTGGCGGACAATCTCAATTGCCTTGTTGAGGTTGATCACAGCGGTGTTTTTGACTGATTCCAAGCGGTCGGCTTTCTGTTCGGCAATCCAATGCAAAGCCGGAT is a genomic window containing:
- the adhE gene encoding bifunctional acetaldehyde-CoA/alcohol dehydrogenase, with the translated sequence MTVTNIQELDALVARVKKAQQLFATYTQEQVDEIFRSAALAAADARIPLAKMAAQETGMGVVEDKVIKNHFASEYIYNKYKDEKTCGVLSVDDNYGTLTIAEPIGIICGIVPTTNPTSTAIFKALISLKTRNAIIFSPHPRAKQSTCQAARLVLEAAVAAGAPKDIIGWIDTPSVELSNHLMRHPDVNLILATGGPGMVRAAYSSGKPAIGVGAGNTPVVIDETADIKRAVASILMSKTFDNGVVCASEQAVIVVDSIYDKVRERFAHNGGHLLNKKETEAVRKVILVDGGLNAAIVGQSALRIADMAGIVVPPYTKVLIGEVVSVGNEEAFAHEKLSPTLGMYRAKDFYDAVAKAEALVALGGIGHTSALYTDQDLQPERIKYFGDKMKTARILINTPSSQGGIGDLYNFALAPSLTLGCGSWGGNSISENVGPQHLINKKTVAKRAENMLWHKLPKSIYFRRGCLPFALEELAGKKRAALVTGGYLFNNGYCDETIRILKQMGMEVEVFYEVEADPTLEVVRKGVHMLNTFKPDVIIALGGGSPMDAAKIMWVLYEHPDVHFEDLALRFMDIRKRIYKFPKLGVKAQMVAIPTTSGTGSEVTPFAVVTDERTGIKYPIADYELTPSIAIVDPNMVMNMPKSLTAFGGIDAVTHALEAYVSVMANEYSDAQALQALKLLQQYLPSAYLNGANDPKAREMVHNAATIAGIAFANAFLGVCHSMAHKIGAEFHLAHGLANALLISNVIRYNAVDIPTKQTAFSQYDRPIAKCRYADIAEHLGLPGGNDDGKVEALIAWVEELKATLGIPASIQAAGVPEAAFLARLDAVAEEAFDDQCTGANPRYPLINELKQLLLDSYYGRPYVESYARVQPVVDAVKPVAAKALAK
- a CDS encoding zonular occludens toxin domain-containing protein codes for the protein MTAAVATLITGLQGNGKTLWVVSELAKLASKLSGDDPPIYVHGIKELTINRTASLLDPHRWHEVENGALVVIDEAQKIFPTRPNGSARPPKVAAFEDMRHRGLRAMLITQHPGLIDSDVRKLINRHVHVERLFGRQVAQVLEWPRCATPETKKDRNSAAKSMWSYPTKVYSLYKSSEVHNLKPAMPKAIKYAINVVIAAIALGAFAGYRAYTEATNPAIAQSSAEASATASAVTPAPSSPISTQREELDYFEARIPRLPGLPHTAAVYDGINSPKMAPKPVACAVMGNVCKCYTQQATLIPSMDQATCKTIVAEGWFDESADQEAAARPVRERLPS
- a CDS encoding DUF2523 domain-containing protein — its product is MPLPAVIGAAIWTALGAALPTLIGRILLALGLTAISYTGIDLLFQDGLQWVLSRFGAVDQQVWSILKFLGIEGFIKVHSAVFISIATLIMAERFIRMVSK